The nucleotide sequence ATATTGAAAGGATAGAAGAATTTGGAAATACAAAAAAGACATTTGACAAATACTTTATGAAAACCATTTAAAATTTTCAGAAATAGAATAAACAAAGTCAAAGTAAATGGCAAGGTTAATGGCCAGCTAGCTATCTTAATTACATAGATAGGAATAAAGTTTGGAGTGATTAATCATGAAAAATTTTCTAGGGCCAAGTAACCAATACCTTATTGTCTTCCACCTTAAAAGATTCCAAGCAATGTTGAAGCACATGGCTGCCATTTAAGTCTTTGATTAGATCTAGAAACCCAGGTTTTATGGCTGATATGACCAGTGCAATTTGCTGCCTAGTTTTAAGGCTACCTATCAATTTCTGCACAGCCCTTGTCCTGAGAAATGAATTCAAATAATGTTATTAGAAAGTAAGGATTCAAACATTTAAACATTAGCAGAACAACTTACTGCTAGAAACCATGCATGCTAATGAAAGatccaaaatgaaataaattaatattGGTAGGCGATGAGCAAGCTGTAATTACCCATGAATGTTTAGGGAGATATTAACAAGATCAGCTGGATCTTCCTTCAACAAGAGGAGAATCTGCAGCAGTTGTTCTTCACTGCATACTTCCAGTAGCTTCTGCATGAGATAATTCCCAAAGGGATCGACCATAAGTTCTACAACATGATCAATGACACCATTAAAAATCATATCAATCTGATGCTTCCCTTCATCAAGCTTCCGCTGCAAGGATCGACACCCGTGTTGATCCTTTGCAATATAGTATGTACATCCTTTGACGCCCATCAGATTATCATACTTCAGTGGAAGAGTCAGAAGCATACTTTGTGCATGCAACTGTCCATCAAACTGTGATCTTTTAGTCCCCTTCAGGTTATCAGTCCATTGGTTCCTCACGTAATGGAGGCCCTTCCCCTGTATAACTAAACTGTCATCAGATCCAAATGCCTCCATGTTCCTAGGGAGCCTCACCGACTGAGGTCCTACATTAACAGGGGGCGACTTCATTGGTCTATTCAACACCTGATAGCTGTGATGTAACTTTGAGGCATCCCAGTTGGAATCTACTCTAATCTTCTCCGACGAGAAGTAGACATCAGAAAATGGGCAAGGACGATTAATAGGGGAAGCAAAACCTCCACCAAAATTTCCCTTATAGTGAGAATTTCTTCCCAGAGTACCACCGGCAACCAATTCGGTTGCTCCATAAGGGAAATTCTCAAAATATGGGTCAACTAAATCTGCATCTACAGGGCAATGCTGCTGCAACTGAGACAAGTATGGTTTCTTATCTACATTAAACATCAGAGAGTTTGGAAGAAGGGAATGGCAGCAAGCACCATAACCACGCTGAACAAAGCTTTCCATCGGTACATCATCGCCATAATCATTCTGGAACAGAGAAGGGTTGGTTGAGATGTTCTGTTCCATCGACGCCGACATCGGTCGATGACCAATTGGTAATTTTGGATCGACTCCGAGGTGGACATTGTTAAGCTTGTCGAGCAAGCCAAATTCCAGGAACATCCGGTCCTGCGAATCAGTGGGCGTGCGCTGTCGAACGACTTCATCGACGACCCGGGAGAGCCTGCCGGAGAGCAATCCCGActccgacgacgacgatgacccctCCGAGGGAGGGGGCGGCAGGGGCGGGAGGCATGCAGGGCTGCCACCGCACAAACACCCATAGCCATGGACATCACGAAGCCCATGGAAAGGCGATGATAACTCGTCGAGGCCGGCAAGGTACAAACCATGGGTAGCGTGCATGTCACCGTCGCCGCCACAAGCATCGCTATGGAACAGACGATGATGGCGACGACGACAAGGATGCTGATGATAAAGACGAGGGGATGTAGCACGGGGGATCTCGTTCAACAGCATCTCCATCTCCCTCTCTTCTTGCTTCCCCATCCTCATGGCTTCTttgccgccctcctcct is from Musa acuminata AAA Group cultivar baxijiao chromosome BXJ3-8, Cavendish_Baxijiao_AAA, whole genome shotgun sequence and encodes:
- the LOC103994830 gene encoding putative pumilio homolog 8, chloroplastic, with translation MLEEEEEGGKEAMRMGKQEEREMEMLLNEIPRATSPRLYHQHPCRRRHHRLFHSDACGGDGDMHATHGLYLAGLDELSSPFHGLRDVHGYGCLCGGSPACLPPLPPPPSEGSSSSSESGLLSGRLSRVVDEVVRQRTPTDSQDRMFLEFGLLDKLNNVHLGVDPKLPIGHRPMSASMEQNISTNPSLFQNDYGDDVPMESFVQRGYGACCHSLLPNSLMFNVDKKPYLSQLQQHCPVDADLVDPYFENFPYGATELVAGGTLGRNSHYKGNFGGGFASPINRPCPFSDVYFSSEKIRVDSNWDASKLHHSYQVLNRPMKSPPVNVGPQSVRLPRNMEAFGSDDSLVIQGKGLHYVRNQWTDNLKGTKRSQFDGQLHAQSMLLTLPLKYDNLMGVKGCTYYIAKDQHGCRSLQRKLDEGKHQIDMIFNGVIDHVVELMVDPFGNYLMQKLLEVCSEEQLLQILLLLKEDPADLVNISLNIHGTRAVQKLIGSLKTRQQIALVISAIKPGFLDLIKDLNGSHVLQHCLESFKVEDNKFIFNAAAKHCVDIATHRHGCCVLQKCIAYSTGEDQAKLVSEISANGYELARDPFGNYVVQYILDLKNPLATANLVSQFEGKYVQLSVQKFSSNVVEKCLKTFGEDDRATIIIELLSVSHFDQLLQDPYANYVIRSAIENSKGSLYTALQKASLPHEAALRTNPYCKRIFSRLRMKK